ATTGAGTATTGCGAACTTCGGAAAACGAAATCTGATTCTGATTCTGCCGATGATGTAACGATATTCAAGAAGGTAGGGAGACGTAATATAAATATAGcaacttatttttataaacaaccCTCAGACTTTCAAGAAAcgctttaaaaacaaaacaacatttagCTTTCAATGCGGATCTttgctattttttaatttatctgcGTAGTAAGTTGATTTTTTAAGACATGCTTTTTTTGCTCGAGTAATCGGGTTAAAACTTGACCTATCATAAACTTTCAATTTTTGAGACACTCAAACAACTACTATTTTCCATGTGCTACAACGACGGAGAAGGAGACTGATTACCATGCTGATTGGATGCTGTTACTAGCAGTCCTATACAAAATTACTTATCCATGCGCCTCATAGTAATCTCAAGGTTTACTAGTAGTATGGATTCACCTAACTGTACTCGAAGTGTCCAAAGTCTAGTCAGGACATATTTTGAATGTTTACTATTAAAGTCCTGCTGTTTCTCAATTATTGTGACTTATGTTCAAATGTTTACTGAGTCCCACTGTTTTTCAATGATTGTGACTTATATTCAAATGTTTACTGAGTCCTATACTGTTTCTCAATGATAACATGTTTACTAAGTCCTACTTTTTCTGAATGATTTTGACTTATGTGCAAATGTTTACTAAGTCCTACTTTTTCTCAATGATTGTGACTTATGATCAAATGTTTACTAAGTCCTACTGTTTCTCAATGATTGTCAAGTGGTAGCTCTCTTACAATTGTcgactatatataaaaaaaagtcgaaAGTTCAATCTACTTTTTAAAAATCACAACTTTTTTATATAACCCCTGCTCATGCAGTTACAACTTTCTACTTTGAATGATTTATACCATTAAATATGAAAAAGGAGAATTGGATAAGCAATGGGAGAGGCAGTAACAGCTGTTTCTATTGAGTATTGGTATCAAACCTGATGACTGATTAAGAACTGGTCCATAGTGTATGTGTACCTGAGACTTTGAAATTTGGTATGGACTCTGGTTTGTATCTTATATATTGTAacctcatatattttttttttatatcaatgtacTTATAAATAAGGTCAAGTCGATTAGCtgtgtcctgctttttttttaatcttaaaataaGAATGTTTACACTTGCATATCAACGTTTTGTCGTTTATTCAATTTGTCAGTATCTGAATGTGGTTATCATGTAATTGATAGTAATAAATATCATGTCAATTCTAAAAACTGAAAACAGTTATGAAACTAAACAGTAGTCCTCAGACGCTATTACTACTGacagaacatttttattttatcctgGGAATGAACCATGTTGACTCAACCAGGATTTTTATACCATGAACAACTCGACAGCTGTCACATTAGAAACAGGAACAGCTGTATTTTCCGGGTCAATGTGACCTACACTTTGCAATGTATTTAAAAGTAAGGATCAATCGACACATGTAATCGTTCGGCTCTCTGTCGTCTCAGCACAAACTTTTTATACAAACACAAACATTAAGTGATAGCTTATtggaaaacaaataataacatttattatgagtttgttataaatatttatcatatgtgtagtagtaaatacagtagttttgcatatgtgataaatagcctgctgtttaatccatatcgcgcaactttgatgcgcaccctttatcgcataccctttatcacacccctacttttttttttttttttttttttttttacataaagtcagttttggttttttttttgcttaagaaaattttcctcaaaataggtaaattttttgaatgacgtcattgtttggtatgtgacgtcacaaacgtcgagttttcacattgtatgtgacgtcacgaacgtcaagttttcatattttttggcacactaactatgaaaaatacaaaacacacaaattaatacaataataaacaaaatatttttaaaacaacagcacgcaaattgtaaggtaacccaggtgcttcggataagtaattgagcagttcttttaaggcctttgaaacaagacaaaagtagaactgaaggtatccagtgctatggatcagaaaacagttcatataaggcagcaaccatttgattttctgggggggggctatggttttttttggaaaaaaaagtttgtttcgagtttttggagaaaaaaataatttgtttttgattctgagaaaaaaaaattgtttgtttcacacaggcgaaaaaaaaaatttgtccagaaaaaaaaaccatagccccccccccccccccccccagaaaatcaaatggttgctgcctaatataatactcttctgttgaaatatatgataaagcctaaaggcccttgggctgatattgatgtctcgggatgatacgacatatgatacggattttgccatgtattattctctatatatacatgtatatatatatatatatagttggaaTAATAGAATAGTGCATTACTAGAATTTATATTAGTATCCAGAATTGCCTACACATACATCCTGGTATGAATGATCTAGAATGTAGAACTCTAAAGTCTCGTGGAAGTCTCTAAGTCAtctattgttcaataaaatttccaaattaaTCGAAACTTGTTGAAGATTGATTAGAATTTTATTGAGCAATAGCTGACTTAGGGCTTACACGCCCTCCCAAGCTGTTGGACCAGCTTCCTCCCTACACTACAATTTAGATCATTCATTCTCTAAAGAATGACCTTTGGTAGTTACGAACTTCCGTTCTCTCGTGTAAGCCCTAAGTCATCTATTGCTCAATAAGATTCAATCAATCTTCAACAAGTTTCGATTAATTTGGAAATTAATCTTTACGATGGTTTATATATAACTTCTTCAATAATGCAAAGCGTGTATACATAATGAGTTCAACAATAAAATTTCCGAAAAATACAACAAATGGTAATTCCAATAAATGTTCTATACAAAACTCAATGAATGTCACTATAAATGCACGGCGTCCGTACAGCTTGACCGCTGATGTCCAACTTACCATTTGCATAGAaacaacataatatcaattacGTAATCTTACTTGTAATAATGAAAGGACTCTtttggcacaaaatggcctaaaataccAACTTtttcataaaacaccaaaaaggtcaCGATTTGATCCGTAAATGGGaacatttcaaaattatcattgctataaaataaatcagttcttttcataaaagtacataatattcTCCAAAGTAGGGTACTtgggacattttgtcaaaatgtgaTGAATGTGTTCAATTTTCACACCTTAAAGCTTTAGGAAAACTTTGGCCGCCACCTATACGAAACATATATATgataacaaaaaatggataatGCTACGATTAAAATGGAATAACTTCTTAACGTGTAAGCTAACAATTTGGAGAACAATAGTCGCTTGCTTTTAGATAAAGTTTGAAATTCCACGAAATAAAACAAAGAGGAAAATATCGCTGTCACAAATAATTCCTGTTGTAATCAAATCTTCTTGTAATTACAGGAACAGAAGAAGAATCGTCTAATAGAAAAGACCGTCCATCTCCTGTCCATAGTCATAATAATTTGCTTGACACATGGTGCAGTATATAAACAATGGCTAATTCCATATATTTACACAATTGTCACACCAATACTTCTGGTGATACGTGTGGTAATGTATTGGTGAGTAATAAGGATTTTGTTCTTTTGACCTTTGGTTCCACTACTGTCCAACGAACACAGCCAGTTCAAAATATATCATCATATGTCCATGCATGCTGATCtgtaaaaaggtttgtaggaaaAAGATATTTACTTACATCCGCAGCATTTGGACTCTGTTGAATGGTTGTATCACTGACAagcataccacatttccttaaaattacgtTTGCATGTGTTTAAAAATAGGTTTTGtattaattattcaaataaagtgcgactacaaagtaaaatcacttCTCAAAACACTTCAAAAAATTTCATTCTGATTGATatagtggtattgtcataaattgcgtTGGATTGATCTATGGATTGAACAGTGGTagagcaaacatcgaattccagcacaaaatgttatcacacactatagagGAGGGACAGCAGAGGTGGCGTGTGCAAAACTTTTCATTTCACGTGGTACGATAGCGAAATTTATAACAGTTAAAGATTGTTGTTCATACAACCTAACACAAAAAAGTTCGCATTAAGTCTTCAACCGTTGCTGCATGGTACGACACTGAAAAACTACGATTTTCAAGTAAAATGACACAGTGAAATGTGAAATATATTTGTCAAATACGTCAGAAAATACGTATCCCTTACACATaaacacttcttttttttttgtattttgattacattcaagataaaatgaaaattgtGAACTTTGAATTATTACAGTAGACAGTAGATACCTTCTTTAAATTACCTTGGTGGGAAATCAGTTCTATTGGGAATTGACTCTAGATACAGATATTTCAAGGCTAAATTAATGTTACTAATAATTTGCATCAAACATTGTAAAATTATTGTGCACCCTTATGCAGAGCAGTACTCTTTCGATTCATAATTAAAGTTTGGAAATTTTGAAATCTGATAAATTGCATTTCCAGATGTATTGAGACATTGTTGTAATTTGCTTgaaatttttttatcttttcttttaggAAATTGAATTACCAGTATTTCCTTCTAGATTTCTGTTACTTTGCAAACATTTTCGTCTTTGTGCATATTTGGTAAGTTATAACGCTAACCACACCAATTGAACTTAtcagaaataataaaaatgaatataaagggAACTTCCATGATTATTTTAAAGCAAATGATTGGGAGGATAAATTCGTGACACAACATACGAAACTTGATATGATTGGGTTGTAGACTAAACTAAGAAGAATATCTAATATGACCTGCTTAAATAGAATTAAACCAACACACTCCTTCATATACACCAAAAAGATCCCCagattatgttattgttctattatatgtcaatatgctatagttctattataaattagaaaatacgttaAACGACAAATGTCTTTTTTATGCTTCAAATGTACCACGAATGTGGCAGAAAGAggtaattttatatctttttgaaTAAGGTTTTCTCAGTAATAATACAATCACTAATCTGTCAATAATCAATCACTAATCCATCAGTAATAGGTCTTAAATCGATCAGTAATCTAATCGATCACTAATCGATCAAACTCCCGAGGAAGTTTGATCGATTACTGATCGATGACTTCAAGTCATCAATCGAGTACTGAATGATCAAATATGATCGATTAGTGTTCGATTACCAATCCGATCGATTAGTTATCGATTAGTGTTCGATTACCAATCTGATCGATTAGTTAAGTCTGGTATACCCACtccaggcgcgtagctccctatacgctaacatgcagttgcgtgcacatcgattcggcaagcaaaaaaaaatgccaaaataaaaatttataaattaattatggttaaaggaaacacatatgttgtcacttttttaattgatgaactgtcattaaataacggcatttcaAAATAAACGTTTTATTGGAGATCATGTaaaaatcggacagtaacttgtatcttttaacaGATTTGATCGGTCTAAAACGTGTAGTTTCTgagcacattttacagagtaCGGCTTATCTGTTTGCGATGCGATGTACGGTACTACCAATTGACCATTAGATTTATCGAAACCCtttgatattattgaaaatatgccAAGGTGATGTATTCGACAGACTACCAGAGCCAATCACTGCCAAAACagcattggaaagtctcattatattttgcgtTCACACACGTAGACCATATGATAATGGAATTGGAGAGTAGAGGGTGTCtggtattatcagaaaatagctTATAATCTTTGTGTCGTATCTGCTtcctcgtgttgtaggaaatataaaCAACGAATAATTCtcaacattgtctgagacatacAAAATGACCTGGCATGTATTTGGCGGACAATTTctattgggaggtcgctcgatggagaacacgtacgctggtttataacatctcgcgagtgttACCATGCAGATCTATCAGTGTATTaagtctgttgaaaacaaatataCGATCAACAATGAATAACGACAGGTTATCAtcgctagcattactgcatattgatcgggatttcagtgtgaatgttgacaaagtaatagagaagttcgtttctgcttagacccgaagagcagattctGGTCAatgttgagtaaattctgtaacttcaaaaatgtgttgtttatgtattaaccatgatttactctattcagaagattcaAGTATTAATAGTTTTCgttcataaattgtttataagtcctatctacatgtAGCTCCTATttaaaccgtcctatgaccgaaaaccgaaaaaaaacatttttctacaTTAAAGGGTCCCGAAATTTTTCGCCACGCTCCGCTCGGCGGTAGTTGTTTGCACATCGTTTTCTTCTAGCTACGCCCATGCACTCCAAAATATTGAGTTATTTTAGATGAACGCTAAATTAAGCCGTTGACatgaaaattataacaaaacatgtaaaaaagaagatttgcTGTATCTGTTCAAATCACTTTTTTTGCATAGAAAAGACATCTACAGATAAGCGTAAATCGTTGTCGTCAAcacttaaaaaaaactacaagGCACCAGTTTAGACAACAAGAGTTTATTCTTTCTTATTGAATAAAAGACAAAATTATACTAAcatgattatttttaatttacaggATACCTGCTAACGAGACTTTATTCTTCATCGTGTTTGGTCTAGCCAACGGACCATTGATTTGGGCCATGTTTGTGTACAGGAATGCTGTTGTTTTTCACAGTATAGACAAAGTCACATCATCTTATATACATTACCTTCCTCCATTAGTGTCTTTTGTGTAAGAAACTATATTTAACATACAATAAGATGATGTGATATGATAGCAagtgagaaaactatccaccataCAATATATAACATAGATGTAGCTATAGTAACTATAGGTTTGTACAACCTTAACAAATGAGCAATGACATACAAAATAGCAAGCTGTAAAAAGCCCATATATGATCAAATGTAGAACAGTACGAACGAGAAAACCATCGACCATTTGGTTTTCTTTAGAACTTGCGTTACTTTTCAGCTAAATACATCCCAGGATACTTTTAAGATTGGGAAAATCTATCTAAAGCCAAGCAAAAATGTAATGAGATGAAGAGATATCGCCAACCATTGAATAATAGTTGAAGCATACCACGAGAGATACCATGAGAGAAACTCCGAttgccttatatatatatgtagttttaGTAATTTACACTGGAGCAAGAGACAGTAAAAAAAACGCAAGAAAAAAGAAACCTTGTTTTAAATCGTTTCTGTTGTaagaaatttatatttatgaagGAAATTGTACAAAAAGGAATCAGATGAATTAAAGGATTGTCAGTCAACCAAACTGAAtgaatcaaagtgcttgtaagaacagagggtaaagattgctttaattctTACaatggaaagtaaaattaaacattgaATTGTAAaacattggttgtagttgattcaactacaattaTATATGGACAATGATCTAATGTAAAAACAATTGTAAAAACTTCCCATTGACGTTTCTCTCATGGTATCCTATTATTCAATGGTTGGCGATAACTCTTCATCTCATTACATTTGTGcctgtttaacccgccacattcgattcaatttgcgccaattgctgttttgaaaaggtattaattgcgccactgtcttttattttgatggtattaattgcgccaataaatgaaatgaaattgcgccagatttacctgtaaatattttttacctatatcatacatgtacatgttttaccaatatcatacatgtattataattaacCTTTCCACTGAACActtatcaaatttaagaaaactcaccaaaaaataaattgtttagtaaaagaatatttttttacgaGTCAAGATGTCTGATATACCATTCAAAAACTAGAGTCTGATAGAGGAAAACCGGTCATCATTGTTGAAGAACACATATTCCGTCAGGCATTTGTAAAGAACTAATGAGTAGAGAAGTAAGCAGAAAGGAATATGTGTCTATTCTCAACTACAAATACCAGCCTTTAATTCAATGATGAACAGAGACATTTTATGGGTTTAACTGTATATATATGGGTGAACGTTTTAATTCAGCATACATTTCGTTATTAAAATGACTTTTAACTCCGCCAGTCGGTAAACTGCCGGTCCCAAGCCCAAAAATAGGAGGATGGAAGTCAAccatttagttgttatatataaataaaaataaataaaattggcgcaattagatgattatttcattggcgcaaatgatacctatagttttgaaaattatgtgtcgcaaaagaagtattggcgcaattaagttgtggcgcaaatgagttactttttggcgcaaaaagatatcgcccccacattctgtatatatgtgcctgtccaaagtctgagcctgtaattcagtggatgttgtttgttgatgtgttacatactaTAGTATATGTTTTCCGTTCAatgttttgtacatacattaggtcgttggttttcccgtttgagttTTTGTACattcgtcatttcggggcctttcgtagctgactatgcggtatgggattggctcattgttgaaggcagtacggtgacctatatatgttaatttttgtttcatgttgtctcttgtggagagttgtctcattggtaatcataccacatcttcttttttcataaaggaagataactccaattgtaCAGATTACTTTATAAACAAAGACATCATTGATGTTTTCCAGAACAAGTATTAGATAACTGCACCTTGCAcaagttttgtaattttcttgacaagaaTGTTATCATTGTATGAATTAAATAACCGAGCATATATTACAGTGATACATTTCTAGACCTGTTCATGAATAGGATatttagaatgttatgatcaatgcatcATATTTTGATTTTCTCAAAAGTAAGGGTAAACCTTGGAAGATTTTAGAAATCAATGCATTTCATGCAACTTTTACCCAAAAATTAATAATGATATCGTATTTCCAGCGTGCGATGGTATCCAGAATCCACATCACAATATTGGATGGCTGACTTTAAACCATCGACCGAAGTTGACGTAAATATGGTACTTGGATTGACAGTGTTCCCATTTATCTGCTTTTTCATTCACAGTGtaagtattatataaaaaaagaacagctttttaaaaagaaaaattgctGAATAGAGTTATCCAAGTGCTGTTTTATTTACTTCTTCCATTTTTGGAAATAGAGATCGGTTAAAAGCGGCACTATGGTGGTATAAATAGTATCTTATTGATTTTACATTGCAGATTCTGTACCATATCATCGTCCAAAGAATATTGAAACCAACAGATGATTACATTACGAGCTACAGTTACCTCAGTTTAAAAGAAGAAGCTTGTCTCACTAAACTTTTTCACTGTTGTGGTAAAAAGTAAGTTTTTTTCAATagacaatttaaaaatttaacataCGTCTGAACCAATCAGAAAGGTCAAAAGAATGTTCTTCTAGGGTAACACTTTTTATCCGAATTgatcgatttttttaaaattctgagATATTTGCCAGTACCAATCAGTTCTAGACAACTACATCGTCATGAATTTTTACTTTGTTGATAAAGAGAACTTTGGAATTTCAAGGAATGATACCTAAAAAAAAAGCAACCACGTAAACAATCTTTGTCAATATGCAGTGAAAAGTAAAACACTACTGTAGAACAAAAATCACCCGTAGAACTCTACAGCACATTTCTAAATGTTTACTTCGAATAAGAATAAGAATGTTAAGCACAATTCTCATTCTGAGCTACAGCCAGttaatatactagtatacattttaaaaggaTCCACAATACATGTAAAAAGCATATTTGCAGGATAGAAACACGTTAATTTTGCTATGGCAATTTGCGAAAATATGAAAACGGTATTTAAGTGCTtgtttagtcatgttagttgaaTTTGTAAAGAAGAACTTAAATTGTTAATAAGAGAGTAATAGATATATAGAAGAACTTAAATTGTTAATAAGAGGGTAATAGCTCAGATATAGAAGAACTTAAATTGTTAATAAGAGGGTAATAGCTCAGATATAGAAGAGCTTAAATTGTTAATAAGAGGGTAATAGCTCAGATATAGAAGAACTTAAATTGTTAATAAGAGGGTAATAGCTCAGATATAGAAGAACTTAAATTGTTAATAAGAGGGTAATAGCTATATAGAAGAACTTAAATTGTTAATAAGAGGGTAATAGATCGAGATTAttcctttttatatttacatatatatgttaGTATATGTGATCTGATGTTTGGTATTTTTATGTGTGCATCTTTTATTTTCAGACACAaatgcattatgttttatgtgtttAACTGGATATTTTGTTTGGTGTCATTGACTGGTGTGATGCTATGGTATAACTTCTACATAGCTCATTGTATTCTGATGGTATTCCAAGCATGCGCAATCATCTGGCAAGGAGCCAATTATTATATGCATGTCTTTGCAGTTAAGGGATTCGCTGATGAATAGAAATTGGTCATAAAATTTCTGACATTATATGTTTGTATATCTGTTTTAGGAtataaatgcatataaaaataaacatgaataacCAACGATTTAATCAGACAAGAAATGATTCGATCAATACAGAGAAAGGTGTTTCGGTGAAAGTTTGAACTTTCCATACATATTTTACCAACATATAAATAGAAATGACTAAGATTTTTTGCAGGACAAAGGTCATTATACATCGTTGAAATTTTACGAAAATAGCTCTTATCTATAGGGGGAAAAGTAGCATGCATTTCTCCGGTATTAGGTTAGCCTTTTGTGTACATAAGGGGTGTGAAGCGAGCCAACtaaggagcgctgtgattggacaaaaaagaAAGTATTGATGATgtgctttcgaatgatatatgaTTTAGCATGATATCGCGAAAATCGATTTGTTGTGTAACAAAGGTTGTAAATCGTTATTTTCGCAAAATTATTCGTATAATGTTATTGatataacgatttttttttaaatcattgtacATTTGAAATGCTGAAAACAGATGTGAAGATGTATTGTATAGTATTGTATAATAATGTTTATCAGTTTACTGATAATACAGgtttaataaaagtttaaattccGTCCTCTCTCCTTTCGTATTCTGAACCTCAGTACGTGTTTGTGACCTCTTCACTGTGTGGCGTCCCTATCATATTTTCTAACGTTCGATAAGGAAGCTAGGTTGCTCAAAATTTTCAACAATCCAGTTCCGTCATCAACAGCGATAAAGCCTCAAAAGAGAAATGGACAAACGAATTTTGATTTTCGGTATCGCTTAGAAAAAAGACAATACGAAGCGAAAAAGACTAAATGTTGATAGTAATAGACGAAATGCCGCGTGGCTCTCGTGCAAACATTAATGCGGTGGCTACTTCTTCTACCCAATGTAGCTGGAATACAAACAGAACTGAGTGTAATGCTTCCATTAAAAAAACATGCGGAGTTTCATCCCGACACAGAAGCCAATCCAGGACAGGCGCCATGTTGTGAAACCCGGTGTCAAAGATAAATTATCAGTGCACAGAATTCCAAAATGTCACTAGTACACTACcccaggcacttgtttctatcgcTGGGAATGTCGACTATCTGAGTCAATACTGCTCAAATTGTttgctcattggcaatcataccacatctccttatttatatatgCGAGGTAACTTACCGAAAACTCAACATGTTTACTCTCAAATTTGTACGTTTTTGCATCTTTTTTGTTGTGACGTATACTAGTAATATGTAATAATTCCctatttgtttacaattattcTGCCTTGTTTTCTTGCTTAAAGTTCGTTGACTTTCTCTATATTTAACACACTGGGGTTTATAATTGTGTAGATTAATATCATGTAGTCTTACAATAaaaattggatggagagttgtccaatt
The window above is part of the Mytilus galloprovincialis chromosome 4, xbMytGall1.hap1.1, whole genome shotgun sequence genome. Proteins encoded here:
- the LOC143072444 gene encoding uncharacterized protein LOC143072444 translates to MEEADTAVSIEYCELRKTKSDSDSADDVTIFKKEQKKNRLIEKTVHLLSIVIIICLTHGAVYKQWLIPYIYTIVTPILLVIRVVMYWKLNYQYFLLDFCYFANIFVFVHIWIPANETLFFIVFGLANGPLIWAMFVYRNAVVFHSIDKVTSSYIHYLPPLVSFVVRWYPESTSQYWMADFKPSTEVDVNMVLGLTVFPFICFFIHSILYHIIVQRILKPTDDYITSYSYLSLKEEACLTKLFHCCGKKHKCIMFYVFNWIFCLVSLTGVMLWYNFYIAHCILMVFQACAIIWQGANYYMHVFAVKGFADE